The following nucleotide sequence is from Dyella sp. BiH032.
GCATGGCGACTCGCTGCCGTATGGGCGTTCGCGCAGGCCGGCATCCTGCCCCTGGTCAGCGCGATCAAGGCGACGATCCTGCGCCCGCGCCCCCTGCATGACCATGGCTTCGTCACCGAGGCCGGCTGGAGCTTCCCGAGCGGGCACGCGCTCGGCTCGGTGGTGTTCTACGGCATGCTCGCGTATGTCCTGCTGCGCACGCTGCCCGCGCGCTGGCATCGCGCAGTGGTCGCCGGCGCGGTAGCTCTCGTCGTTGCCATCGGCATCAGTCGCATCCTGCTGCAAGTGCACTACTTCAGCGACGTCATGGCCGGCTATGCGGGCGGGCTGCTGTGGCTGCTGCTGTGCATCGGCATCGCCGAGCGGTGGCACCCGCGCGCGGCGGCCTGATCAGCGCACCGCGACGGGCGCGT
It contains:
- a CDS encoding phosphatase PAP2 family protein yields the protein MPFRPEWIAANALALWALVLLLALLAGDLAWRRCARLRADADTEGRYAPWMRRRTGIALVLSLLSLFGGLAYAVGVGEPGQLAAFDGALAEQLRTHMSNAALRAIALLTQLGGTPWVASASVLVLLLLRRAWRLAAVWAFAQAGILPLVSAIKATILRPRPLHDHGFVTEAGWSFPSGHALGSVVFYGMLAYVLLRTLPARWHRAVVAGAVALVVAIGISRILLQVHYFSDVMAGYAGGLLWLLLCIGIAERWHPRAAA